One Bos taurus isolate L1 Dominette 01449 registration number 42190680 breed Hereford chromosome 16, ARS-UCD2.0, whole genome shotgun sequence DNA window includes the following coding sequences:
- the CD55 gene encoding complement decay-accelerating factor isoform X1, whose product MSPVRPRARAVLSLLGGLGPQLLLLLLRPLAASGDCSLPPDVPNAQAALGGLTSFPEKRTVTYKCNRGFVKVPGKADSVICENNKWSELAVFCNRSCDVPTRLLFASLKKSYSQQNYFPEGTTVEYECRQGYIRDPSLSGNITCLQNFVWSKPDRFCKKKSCPKPREIENGHVNITTDILLGATIYFSCNAGYKLVGATFSFCAPVGNTVGWTNEFPECQEILCPEPPKVDHGMIQEKQNSYAYGQSVTYKCMEGFTLHGESSIYCTVKDDQGEWSGPLPQCRETDVTPTVPKSTEVNVPGTKVLSTPQKPTTVNVSATETPPTPQKPTTVNVSATETPPTPQKPTTVNVPATETPPTPEKFITINSSATKPPLVSQTYTTVNVPATKVPSPPQKPSTANGSATTAWNSPISNTVSTAAQNLLMANASATTPTTQRFTPAKSLLIQNLKTTPKSTSVHTTKGLHITQRLTSARVTAAKSTAVPRTTPRFHATGTPQGRGSAPSVASTVASDNLYNKEIAFIDSTAMHMSDTNDTRTLHLNAKTLNFFLFNFAKK is encoded by the exons ATGAGTCCCGTGCGCCCGCGCGCCCGCGCGGTGCTGAGCCTCCTGGGCGGGCTGGGCccgcagctgctgctgctactcctGCGTCCTCTGGCTGCGTCGG GTGACTGCAGCCTTCCCCCAGATGTGCCTAATGCCCAAGCAGCTTTGGGAGGTCTTACAAGTTTTCCTGAAAAAAGAACAGTAACCTACAAATGTAACAGAGGCTTTGTAAAAGTTCCTGGCAAGGCAGACTCAGTGATCTGTGAGAATAATAAATGGTCAGAGCTTGCAGTATTTTGTAATC GTAGCTGTGATGTTCCAACCAGGCTACTTTTTGCATCTCTCAAAAAGTCTTATAGCCAACAGAATTATTTCCCAGAAGGTACCACTGTGGAATATGAGTGCCGTCAGGGCTACATAAGGGACCCTTCTCTCTCAGGAAACATAACTTGTCTTCAGAATTTTGTGTGGTCCAAACCTGATAGATTTTGTAAAA AAAAATCATGTCCTAAGCctagagaaatagaaaatggtCATGTCAATATAACAACTGACATACTACTTGGTGCAACCATCTATTTTTCATGTAACGCAGG ATACAAATTAGTTGGTGCAACTTTTAGTTTCTGTGCTCCTGTGGGAAATACTGTTGGGTGGACTAATGAATTTCCAGAATGCCAAG aaattttatgtcCAGAACCACCAAAAGTTGACCATGGAATGAttcaagagaaacaaaacagtTATGCATATGGACAATCTGTAACATATAAATGTATGGAAGGCTTCACCCTACATGGAGAGAGCTCTATCTATTGTACTGTAAAAGATGACCAAGGAGAGTGGAGTGGCCCCCTACCTCAGTGTAGAG AAACTGATGTCACACCAACAGTTCCAAAATCCACTGAAGTAAATGTTCCAGGTACCAAAGTCCTATCAACTCCTCAGAAACCCACCACAGTGAATGTTTCAGCTACAGAAACCCCACCAACTCCTCAGAAACCCACTACTGTCAATGTTTCCGCTACAGAAACCCCACCAACTCCTCAGAAACCCACCACTGTAAATGTTCCAGCTACAGAAACCCCACCAACTCCTGAGAAATTCATCACAATAAATTCTTCAGCTACAAAGCCCCCACTAGTTTCTCAGACATACACCACTGTAAATGTTCCAGCTACAAAGGTCCCATCACCTCCTCAGAAACCTTCCACAGCAAATGGTTCTGCCACAACAGCCTGGAATTCCCCAATATCAAACACTGTCTCTACAGCAGCTCAGAATCTCCTCATGGCAAATGCTTCTGCAACCACACCAACAACCCAAAGATTCACCCCAGCAAAATCTTTACTTATACAGAATCTTAAAACTACACCAAAGTCCACTTCTGTACATACGACTAAGGGTCTCCATATAACACAAAGATTGACCTCTGCTCGTGTTACAGCAGCAAAAAGTACAGCTGTTCCCAGGACAACCCCACGTTTTCATGCAACAGGCACACCTCAAGGAAGAGGAAGCGCTCCTTCAG